One genomic window of Biomphalaria glabrata chromosome 9, xgBioGlab47.1, whole genome shotgun sequence includes the following:
- the LOC129928104 gene encoding uncharacterized protein LOC129928104 isoform X2, translating into MRPYSELADIVLKLQNLDQIKEFLGNILNEVCFVKKKGELWIEEKETSTFEEVKEYIKKTTTDILQRCIAGTSNQFKNISDSATALESTLHLQSEAPESSNLILTESQSLTEKFEEIHSSFTLQSKKVKKLQQKANDQHKINKMLEEKIKKCDDNNAKVFKLQEYWNEKNSELKEEFTEEFQAASSFMSHLQTQYESLSHEFKENKAMDMIEVLQFTTDDIIEKILRRQQDMYEKLDHLETEQYHLKKNYADKKKARKNLGHHEQQIFESDEGDCQGYLKNCTKNPGHIDFIRVSNLRLDILPQDYRDPVLYGFIKAVSDLTVKISVTTTSPHRPKFWPGTNVLYPLYKAREKQLFRTGSGKINAVNRRVEAACPCDKCKNSDKPKTDWWEIEVTTAASVVFDESEASFATVRLFYDTEESEDVSVKCAQHSGLFKSIERDLCWFNCVTCDTRLAGKLEKMRQSYEDFLEIVAQKYTLTREIHKLMFLVSHPHGCCKRISFGQWNEKYIVKTYFDKFTYSTCTCPGSSGARVYCLGYAWSIHEGNMKCGLNYSSG; encoded by the exons atGAGACCTTACTCAGAGTTGGCtgacattgttttaaaattacaaaatttagaCCAAATTAAAGAATTTTTAGGAAACATCTTAAACGAAGTGTGTTTC GTCAAGAAAAAAGGGGAGCTATGGATTGAGGAAAAAGAAACATCAACTTTCGAAGAAGTCAAAGAATACATAAAAAAGACAACTACAGACATTTTACAGCGTTGCATTGCCGGAAcaa GTAATCAGTTTAAGAACATATCTGACTCAGCTACAGCTTTAGAAAGCACCTTACATTTACAATCAGAGGCTCCTGAATCGTCAAACCTTATCTTAACAG AGTCTCAGTCTTTGACAGAAAAGTTCGAGGAAATTCATTCTAGTTTCACTTTACAAAGTAAAAAGGTAAAGAAACTACAGCAAAAAGCAAACGATCAACACAAGATAAATAAAATGCTGGAAGAGAAAATAAAGAAGTGTGACGATAATAATGCAAAAGTATTTAAGTTACAAGAATATTGGAATGAAAAGAATAGCGAACTTAAAGAAGAATTTACGGAAGAGTTTCAAGCAGCTAGTAGTTTTATGTCTCATCTACAAACTCAGTATGAAAGTTTGTCACATGAATTTAAGGAAAATAAAGCAATGGACATGATAGAGGTCCTCCAA tttaccACAGATGATATTATAGAGAAAATACTACGAAGACAACAAGATATGTATGAAAAACTTGATCATCTTG AAACAGAAcaatatcatttaaaaaagaattatgcTGACAAGAAGAAAGCAAGAAAGAATTTAG GTCATCATGAACAGCAAATATTTGAAAGTGATGAGGGTGACTGTCAAGGATATCTAAAAAATTGTACAAAGAATCCAGGACATATAGATTTTATACGTGTCAGTAATTTAAGATTAGACATTCTACCTCAAGATTACCGTGATCCTGTTTTGTATGGATTTATCAAAGCTGTATCTGATCTGACAGTTAAAATAAGTGTCACTACAACCAGTCCACACAGACCAAAGTTTTGGCCAGGTACAAATGTTTTATATCCCTTGTATAAAGCTAGAGAAAAGCAGCTTTTTAGGACTGGAAGTGGAAAGATAAACGCAGTAAATAGAAGAGTAGAAGCAGCATGCCCATGTGATAAATGTAAAAATTCAGACAAACCAAAGACTGATTGGTGGGAGATAGAAGTTACGACAGCCGCAAGTGTTGTATTTGACGAGAGTGAGGCGAGCTTTGCTACCGTGAGGCTGTTTTATGATACAGAAGAAAGCGAAGATGTTTCTGTTAAATGTGCACAGCATAGTGGATTATTTAAAAGCATCGAGCGTGACTTGTGTTGGTTTAATTGTGTGACTTGTGATACAAGACTTGCTGGAAAGCTTGAGAAAATGAGACAAAGTTACGAAGATTTCCTAGAGATAGTTGCACAAAAGTACACACTAACAAGAGAAATTCATAAACTGATGTTTCTAGTGTCACATCCTCATGGTTGCTGTAAACGTATTAGCTTTGGCCAATGGAATGAGAAATACATTGTCAAAACATATTTTGATAAGTTTACCTATTCAACATGTACATGTCCAGGAAGTAGTGGAGCCAGAGTTTACTGTTTGGGATATGCCTGGAGCATTCATGAAGGAAATATGAAATGTGGGCTTAATTACAGTAGTGGTTAA
- the LOC129928104 gene encoding uncharacterized protein LOC129928104 isoform X1, translated as MRPYSELADIVLKLQNLDQIKEFLGNILNEVCFVKKKGELWIEEKETSTFEEVKEYIKKTTTDILQRCIAGTSNQFKNISDSATALESTLHLQSEAPESSNLILTESQSLTEKFEEIHSSFTLQSKKVKKLQQKANDQHKINKMLEEKIKKCDDNNAKVFKLQEYWNEKNSELKEEFTEEFQAASSFMSHLQTQYESLSHEFKENKAMDMIEVLQFTTDDIIEKILRRQQDMYEKLDHLETEQYHLKKNYADKKKARKNLEFMCRLLSPLNVKCVEDCPHLIGHHEQQIFESDEGDCQGYLKNCTKNPGHIDFIRVSNLRLDILPQDYRDPVLYGFIKAVSDLTVKISVTTTSPHRPKFWPGTNVLYPLYKAREKQLFRTGSGKINAVNRRVEAACPCDKCKNSDKPKTDWWEIEVTTAASVVFDESEASFATVRLFYDTEESEDVSVKCAQHSGLFKSIERDLCWFNCVTCDTRLAGKLEKMRQSYEDFLEIVAQKYTLTREIHKLMFLVSHPHGCCKRISFGQWNEKYIVKTYFDKFTYSTCTCPGSSGARVYCLGYAWSIHEGNMKCGLNYSSG; from the exons atGAGACCTTACTCAGAGTTGGCtgacattgttttaaaattacaaaatttagaCCAAATTAAAGAATTTTTAGGAAACATCTTAAACGAAGTGTGTTTC GTCAAGAAAAAAGGGGAGCTATGGATTGAGGAAAAAGAAACATCAACTTTCGAAGAAGTCAAAGAATACATAAAAAAGACAACTACAGACATTTTACAGCGTTGCATTGCCGGAAcaa GTAATCAGTTTAAGAACATATCTGACTCAGCTACAGCTTTAGAAAGCACCTTACATTTACAATCAGAGGCTCCTGAATCGTCAAACCTTATCTTAACAG AGTCTCAGTCTTTGACAGAAAAGTTCGAGGAAATTCATTCTAGTTTCACTTTACAAAGTAAAAAGGTAAAGAAACTACAGCAAAAAGCAAACGATCAACACAAGATAAATAAAATGCTGGAAGAGAAAATAAAGAAGTGTGACGATAATAATGCAAAAGTATTTAAGTTACAAGAATATTGGAATGAAAAGAATAGCGAACTTAAAGAAGAATTTACGGAAGAGTTTCAAGCAGCTAGTAGTTTTATGTCTCATCTACAAACTCAGTATGAAAGTTTGTCACATGAATTTAAGGAAAATAAAGCAATGGACATGATAGAGGTCCTCCAA tttaccACAGATGATATTATAGAGAAAATACTACGAAGACAACAAGATATGTATGAAAAACTTGATCATCTTG AAACAGAAcaatatcatttaaaaaagaattatgcTGACAAGAAGAAAGCAAGAAAGAATTTAG AATTTATGTGTAGGCTTCTAAGTCCACTCAACGTTAAATGCGTGGAAGACTGTCCTCATTTAATAG GTCATCATGAACAGCAAATATTTGAAAGTGATGAGGGTGACTGTCAAGGATATCTAAAAAATTGTACAAAGAATCCAGGACATATAGATTTTATACGTGTCAGTAATTTAAGATTAGACATTCTACCTCAAGATTACCGTGATCCTGTTTTGTATGGATTTATCAAAGCTGTATCTGATCTGACAGTTAAAATAAGTGTCACTACAACCAGTCCACACAGACCAAAGTTTTGGCCAGGTACAAATGTTTTATATCCCTTGTATAAAGCTAGAGAAAAGCAGCTTTTTAGGACTGGAAGTGGAAAGATAAACGCAGTAAATAGAAGAGTAGAAGCAGCATGCCCATGTGATAAATGTAAAAATTCAGACAAACCAAAGACTGATTGGTGGGAGATAGAAGTTACGACAGCCGCAAGTGTTGTATTTGACGAGAGTGAGGCGAGCTTTGCTACCGTGAGGCTGTTTTATGATACAGAAGAAAGCGAAGATGTTTCTGTTAAATGTGCACAGCATAGTGGATTATTTAAAAGCATCGAGCGTGACTTGTGTTGGTTTAATTGTGTGACTTGTGATACAAGACTTGCTGGAAAGCTTGAGAAAATGAGACAAAGTTACGAAGATTTCCTAGAGATAGTTGCACAAAAGTACACACTAACAAGAGAAATTCATAAACTGATGTTTCTAGTGTCACATCCTCATGGTTGCTGTAAACGTATTAGCTTTGGCCAATGGAATGAGAAATACATTGTCAAAACATATTTTGATAAGTTTACCTATTCAACATGTACATGTCCAGGAAGTAGTGGAGCCAGAGTTTACTGTTTGGGATATGCCTGGAGCATTCATGAAGGAAATATGAAATGTGGGCTTAATTACAGTAGTGGTTAA